The sequence CACCAAGAACAAATCCAATGCTGCAATAAGCAATATCTGCAAGCCGGCGGTTGAACGCTGGAAGCACCGTTATACCTCAGCGATTGATGCCTATGTGTTGGCTAAAGAGATGTTTGAACGCACCAAGAAGACCGGCGATGTGGTGCTGATAACTAATGCAGAAAACAGCTTTAAGACGTGCAAACAGGAAAAAGACAAGCTGGATATCTTCAAAAAAGATCTCGGTAGCTTTGTTCGTTTTTATGAGTTTATGTCGCAGATCGTAGATTACGATGACAAGAGCCTTGAGAAGCTGAGCCTATTTGCTCGGCATCTTCGCCCGTTGCTGCATGAACAGCGTATTGAAGACGATGAGATTGATTTAAGTAATGTGGATATGAGCCATTACCGCTTATCGAAGCTTCATGAACAACATCTGAAGCTGCAGGAAGATGCGGAAGAATACCAAATCACACCGGGTAACGATATGGGTACCGCGAAGCCAAAAGACAAGAAAGAAGAGTTTCTGTCCAATATTCTGGCGCGCCTGAATGATCTGTTTGTTACGGATAATCTTAGTGATAAAGACATGATCAACTACGCCTTTACCGTGCGTGACAAACTATCGGAAAACCAGGCGGTGATGACGCAGATCGCTAACAATACGCGTGAACAGGCGATGCTGGGGGATTTCCCGAAAGCGATCGATGATGCCGTGATGGACAGCAATGAAGCCCAGCATGAGATGATGGTGCAGTATCTGTCCAACCCTGAACTTGCCAGGGGATTCGCCCGCGTGGTGTTTGATATGCTCAAAGGTGCTTAAAACGGGAGCCGCTTTGGCTTTATTGTTATAGGGGGGCTTCCTCCTAAAATGTCACAGTATAGGAATTTCGTGATGGATATCGTTGCCGATATTGAAGCAGGTAAGCTGACTCTCGATGAAGTGATCGGTTCTCTGGCCGAATATAAAGACTATTCGCATTCAGAGTGGGATCGTCGTTACCGTGAATTCACGGCGTCACTTCAGCAAACGCCAACATTTTCTGAGCCCGAAACGGATGATCTGGTTAAACGGCTTTGGTACGAGCGTGACAACGGTATTGCCAGTATCCGGCAGGGCGTTCCATCGCTGGCTGAATTCCAACAAAGCCTGCCGTTATTCAGAGAGCTGACTGAGCGCATTCGTCGCCAGCCTGATGAACAAACTTACCAATATGTAGAAGCCGCTTTGCAGCAAGCTAAGGAGAGCGGGCTGCTAAAGCGCATGTATTGGAGCTTGCGGAATCGTGTCTTTGCGGCGTTTACGCCGGCAACCTGCACCAGCACGGTGGACGAGAATGCATTTACCAAAGCGGCGACGTTTCTAAATAATCGATTTTCCCTGGCGCTCACGCTTACCGGAAATTGGCTGCAAAAAAACCATGAACTGAAGAATGCGATTAACGCACGGTTACCAGATGCGGACCCTTACTATGTCAACATGGCAATCTGGCATCTTTACGAATTGCTGCGTGAGCGCGATGGCGAGCAGAAGCAACAGGAAGTGGCTAACCATATTGCCGTAGAAAGCCATAAAGTTGTGAGCCCGCAGATACCGCAGCACTCACCTGTTAACGCTATCTACTTTGGTCCACCGGGCACCGGGAAGACTTTCGTCTTGCAGCAAAAGATGAAGGAGTACACCACCCAAGCGGCCTCCGCTGACTATGATGCTTGGTTAGATTCTCGTCTCGAAACGCTGAACTGGATGCAGGTGACTGCGTTAGTTTTGTTAGATCTTAATAGAAAGGCCAAAGTTCGTTTGCTGATTGAGCACCCTTGGTTCCAGCGTAAAGCTCTACTGAATGGCCGCAGCAGTAATCTATCGCAAACTGCGTGGGCAACGCTGCAATCCTTCACCGTGCCAGAGTCCACTACGGTTGAATATAAAGACCGCCGTGAGCCCGCGATTTTCAATAAAACGGCAGAGAGTGAGTGGTTCCTGGTTAAGCCGCAGCTAGAACAAGTGGAAGACCTTATCTCGCTTTATGATGAGTTAAAGCGAGGCCCACAAACCGCAGAGGCGATTCAGCGATTTGCCGCAGTCACCTTCCACCAATCCTATGGTTATGAAGAGTTTATTGAAGGGATGCGAGCCCGTGCAGATGACAATGGGAATATTTCTTACCCCATAGAGCCGGGTATTTTCATGCGGCTATGCCAGCGGGCCAAGGCCGATCCGGCGCATCGCTATGCCATTTTTATTGATGAGATCAATCGTGGCAATATCTCCAAAATTTTCGGCGAGCTGATTTCTCTTATAGAAATCGACAAGCGCGCTGGGATGAGCAATGCAATGAGTTTGCAGCTGTCTTATAGCGGCCAAGTATTCAGCGTTCCTGGCAACGTAGACATTATTGGTGCAATGAACACTGCGGACCGTTCGTTAGCGCTGATGGATACCGCATTGCGTCGCCGATTCGACTTTGTTGAGATGATGCCGGATCTTTCATTGCTCAGCGGGGCGAGAGTAAAGGGCATTGAGCTTGAGTCTTTGTTAGAGAAGATTAATAGCCGAATTGAGGCGCTCTACGATCGTGAGCATACCTTAGGGCATGCCTTCTTTATGCCAGTTAAAAAAGCCTGTGATGCGAAGGATGAAGACTTGGCATTTAAACAGCTGAAAGCGGTCTTCCAGAAGAAGATCATCCCCTTATTGCAGGAATACTTCTTTGACGACTGGAACAAAATCCGTTTGGTATTGGCGGATAATCAGAAACAAAACGACAGCCTCCAATTCGTGATGGAGCAAAGCGACGATCTGGAGATTCTTTTTGGCGCCGATCATGGTTTACGGCGCCACGATCAGCAATCAACCGCCTACGAACTGAAAGCGTTTGAGCATGAAGTCTGGGATTTGCCACAGGCTTACCGTGCGATCTATCAACCTGAAGAAGCCACCCAGGCTGTACAAAATGGGTAAGGTGATCTCTGTTTTTGAGTATGACCTGTTAGGCGTTGAAAAAGAGTCGCCGGTTGGCGCTGTTCCTCTTCCTCCTGAGGTTTTTGACTATTTAGAATCGCTTAGCCTAACCAGTGAGGAAGGAAGCCAGCTGCTTAAACTCACCTCACGTTCTGGGCGCCGATTGCTACAGGTACAGAATTACGCAGGGATACTCTATACCCCCTATGGCCTGCAACTGGAGATCCTGCCAAAGATAGGCAAAAACCTTACGTTGGGGCAAGCGCGCGAAACGCTACTGATTATGCTAAGTCATCTGTCTGGATTTAGGCATATTCAAACCCAGCAGGCTTCAGTTCATGCGCAACGAATGCCTTTACTGGAGATCTTTATCAACCAGTTTTTGCATAGCGTTAGCCAGCTACTTAAGCAGGGACTGCGGTCAGATTACGTGAAAGAACAGGCTAACTTGCCCTTTATGAAAGGCAAGTTGATGCTGTCAGCGCAGTTACGCCATAACGCAGTGAACCGTCATAAATTCTATCTTGATTACGATGATTATTTACCTGATTGTGCGGCCAATAGGCTATTACGTTCTGCACTTTATCAGTTGGGTAACCTGAGCCTGTCCTCAGATAATCAACGTTGGTTACAGGAATTACGCTTTGCTTTTGATGGTATCCCGTCGAGTAGAGATATAAAAGGTGACATATCGAGTTTGCGTTTGGAACGCGGTATGGCTCATTACCATGAGCCTTTGGCGTGGGCGCAGTTGATATTGCAGGGTATGAGCCCCAGCGCTCTACAGGGCGATGCTAAAGCGTTGTCACTCTTGTTCCCGATGGAGGCGGTATTTGAGTCCTTTGTCGCGTCAACGCTTGCTGACGAATTGCCGGATGGTTTCAAGGTGAAGTCGCAGGCTGCAAGCTATTCGTTGGTTAAACATGGTGAGAGGGACTGTTTTAAGCTGCGCCCAGATTTGTTGATTCAATCACGGCATCCGGTCAGTACCAAAATGGTGCTAGATACCAAATGGAAGCTGATTAATAACAACTCGCAGGAAAAACCTCTCTATGGCATTGCACAATCCGATCTCTACCAAATGTTTGCCTATGGCCTAAAGTATCTTGGTGGCTCAGGAGATATGTATTTAATTTATCCTGCGCATGATGATTTCAATCACCCAGTACGCCAGCATTTCGCATTTTCAGACACACTCAGGTTATGGGTTGTCCCTTATCAAATCTCCGCAAAGCGTGGGCAGAGAATGATGTGGGGAAAAGATAATCCCTTTATCTAGGATTATCTTTTCGAAAGGCAACACGGGGTGTTTCGATCTAGAGGCACTGTAATAAAACTGGCTATTTATATGCAGCCTCTTTCAACTCCAGCTTCACCATCAGCTGCTTATTCACCTCTTTCCCATCCACCCCGCTATGAATCCGCCGATGGCAAGTTGGGCAAATGGCGCCCACCCACTGCGGGTGATCGGGGCCTTCGTCGGCTAAGCGTTTAGTGTGATGGGGTTCGAGGTAGGGATCGCCGTTCCTTTTCTTGAACGGTGCCGGCTGGTCGCAGGCTTCACAGATGCCGTTGGCGCGCTTCAGCACGTATTTTTTCACGTCTTCGCTGCGTTTGAACCAGGATTTTTTGCTGTCACTCTGTTGGCGCTGGCCTGATTGCTTTGAGGACTGTAGTGCCTTCTTGCGCAACTGCTCGAGCGTCTCTGTCTGTGTATCGGCTTCATCGGTGTCTGCATCTTCTTCAACCGCATGCAGTGACGAGACTTTGAAAAGGTTAAAGGTAATGCCTTGCCGCATATTATTTTCGAAGTCTAAGCACTGAATGTGATCCCAAGAATCGCACTCGAACATGCCAAGATAGCGGACGCCTTTTTCTTTCTTGTTGTCCTCAAACAGGAAGATGTCTTTGCCATCGTCCTTATGGTCACGGATGGCCTTATTACCTCTAGTAAAGGTCATTGGCCCCTTTTGGCCTTCTCCCGTATAGGCATAGCGTCCATCCTCTAGCTGACCATCTTTATAGCCGTAGGTTTCGCCGCTTTCTCCGGTGAAGATAAAGATCACCGGAAATTCCCGTGGGGTCCAGATACCGCCTTGCAGCTGCCCGCCGTAGAGCTCGATAAGCGCTTTGCGTGTGTACAGTTTGCCTTCGGTTAAATAGTCAAAAGGATGCAGTGTTTCGACGATCTCAAAACCGAGGTCTTTGAGAAATTGGATGGCTTTTTCCGTGCCGCTATCGGCATTGATTCCTTTAAACGGATAGCCATGCTGCTCACGGTATGCTCTAGCGGCAATGCCTCGGATGTCGTACTTCTCGCCATTATAATGAAGGGTGTATTTTTTAAATCGTTTTATTTCATGTTGTTTTAAGAATTCATCTCGGCCAAGTTTTTTATATTCTTCGATGGCTTTTAAAACGGATTCTTTTGAAGATAACGCCTCTATCGCAGTTGCCAAAACCACTCCCTCATATTACCGAGT comes from Serratia sarumanii and encodes:
- a CDS encoding McrC family protein, with protein sequence MGKVISVFEYDLLGVEKESPVGAVPLPPEVFDYLESLSLTSEEGSQLLKLTSRSGRRLLQVQNYAGILYTPYGLQLEILPKIGKNLTLGQARETLLIMLSHLSGFRHIQTQQASVHAQRMPLLEIFINQFLHSVSQLLKQGLRSDYVKEQANLPFMKGKLMLSAQLRHNAVNRHKFYLDYDDYLPDCAANRLLRSALYQLGNLSLSSDNQRWLQELRFAFDGIPSSRDIKGDISSLRLERGMAHYHEPLAWAQLILQGMSPSALQGDAKALSLLFPMEAVFESFVASTLADELPDGFKVKSQAASYSLVKHGERDCFKLRPDLLIQSRHPVSTKMVLDTKWKLINNNSQEKPLYGIAQSDLYQMFAYGLKYLGGSGDMYLIYPAHDDFNHPVRQHFAFSDTLRLWVVPYQISAKRGQRMMWGKDNPFI
- a CDS encoding HNH endonuclease signature motif containing protein — encoded protein: MATAIEALSSKESVLKAIEEYKKLGRDEFLKQHEIKRFKKYTLHYNGEKYDIRGIAARAYREQHGYPFKGINADSGTEKAIQFLKDLGFEIVETLHPFDYLTEGKLYTRKALIELYGGQLQGGIWTPREFPVIFIFTGESGETYGYKDGQLEDGRYAYTGEGQKGPMTFTRGNKAIRDHKDDGKDIFLFEDNKKEKGVRYLGMFECDSWDHIQCLDFENNMRQGITFNLFKVSSLHAVEEDADTDEADTQTETLEQLRKKALQSSKQSGQRQQSDSKKSWFKRSEDVKKYVLKRANGICEACDQPAPFKKRNGDPYLEPHHTKRLADEGPDHPQWVGAICPTCHRRIHSGVDGKEVNKQLMVKLELKEAAYK
- a CDS encoding McrB family protein, with product MDIVADIEAGKLTLDEVIGSLAEYKDYSHSEWDRRYREFTASLQQTPTFSEPETDDLVKRLWYERDNGIASIRQGVPSLAEFQQSLPLFRELTERIRRQPDEQTYQYVEAALQQAKESGLLKRMYWSLRNRVFAAFTPATCTSTVDENAFTKAATFLNNRFSLALTLTGNWLQKNHELKNAINARLPDADPYYVNMAIWHLYELLRERDGEQKQQEVANHIAVESHKVVSPQIPQHSPVNAIYFGPPGTGKTFVLQQKMKEYTTQAASADYDAWLDSRLETLNWMQVTALVLLDLNRKAKVRLLIEHPWFQRKALLNGRSSNLSQTAWATLQSFTVPESTTVEYKDRREPAIFNKTAESEWFLVKPQLEQVEDLISLYDELKRGPQTAEAIQRFAAVTFHQSYGYEEFIEGMRARADDNGNISYPIEPGIFMRLCQRAKADPAHRYAIFIDEINRGNISKIFGELISLIEIDKRAGMSNAMSLQLSYSGQVFSVPGNVDIIGAMNTADRSLALMDTALRRRFDFVEMMPDLSLLSGARVKGIELESLLEKINSRIEALYDREHTLGHAFFMPVKKACDAKDEDLAFKQLKAVFQKKIIPLLQEYFFDDWNKIRLVLADNQKQNDSLQFVMEQSDDLEILFGADHGLRRHDQQSTAYELKAFEHEVWDLPQAYRAIYQPEEATQAVQNG